A single region of the Streptomyces sp. ITFR-16 genome encodes:
- a CDS encoding acyl-CoA thioesterase has protein sequence MTDQAPRPEGDIPGKPTAASRTTLSHIMTGSDTNLLGTVHGGVIMKLVDDAAGAVAGRHSGGPAVTASMDEMVFLEPVRVGDLVHVRAQVNWTGRSSMEVGVRVMAERWNESTPASQVGSAYLVFAAVDADGRPRPVPQVIPETERDKRRYQEAQIRRTHRLARRRAIKELREKRIADGIED, from the coding sequence ATGACAGATCAGGCCCCGCGCCCGGAGGGCGACATTCCGGGCAAGCCCACCGCGGCCTCCCGGACCACCCTCAGCCACATCATGACCGGCAGCGACACGAATCTGCTGGGTACGGTGCACGGCGGCGTGATCATGAAGCTGGTCGACGACGCGGCGGGCGCGGTGGCCGGCCGGCACTCCGGCGGACCTGCGGTGACGGCCTCGATGGACGAGATGGTCTTCCTGGAGCCGGTCCGCGTCGGTGACCTTGTTCACGTCCGCGCCCAGGTCAACTGGACCGGCCGCTCCTCGATGGAGGTCGGCGTCCGGGTCATGGCCGAGCGCTGGAACGAATCGACGCCCGCCTCGCAGGTCGGCAGCGCCTATCTGGTGTTCGCGGCGGTCGACGCGGACGGCAGGCCCCGCCCCGTACCGCAGGTCATCCCGGAGACGGAGCGTGACAAGCGGCGCTACCAGGAGGCCCAGATCCGCCGCACGCACCGGCTGGCCCGGCGCCGCGCGATCAAGGAGCTGCGCGAGAAGCGCATCGCCGACGGCATCGAGGACTGA
- a CDS encoding bifunctional 4-hydroxy-2-oxoglutarate aldolase/2-dehydro-3-deoxy-phosphogluconate aldolase yields the protein MSTPAPHHEILRATLRAHGLVVILRSGTAGAPLVETVRTLAEAGVRCIEITLPTPGGLAALAELRGTLPPDVLLGVGTVTEPAHIAQVTAVGARFVVSPCTFPGLLPACEEAGLGSLPGAFTATEAWAAWQAGASAVKLFPAEPLGPRTVAALHAPLPQVPLVPTGGIGLDDVRPYLDAGALAVGVGSPVLKDALTGGSQRELLSRAREFVARAARSQDPALTRR from the coding sequence ATGAGCACCCCAGCCCCGCACCACGAGATCCTGCGCGCCACGCTCCGTGCCCACGGGCTGGTCGTGATCCTGCGCAGCGGCACGGCCGGCGCCCCGCTGGTCGAGACCGTCCGCACCCTGGCCGAGGCCGGGGTGCGGTGCATCGAGATCACCCTGCCGACACCGGGCGGTCTCGCCGCGCTGGCCGAGCTGCGCGGCACCCTGCCGCCGGACGTCCTGCTGGGGGTGGGGACGGTCACCGAGCCGGCCCACATCGCGCAGGTGACGGCGGTGGGCGCCCGCTTCGTCGTCAGCCCGTGCACCTTCCCCGGCCTGCTGCCGGCCTGCGAGGAGGCGGGCCTCGGCTCGCTCCCGGGCGCCTTCACCGCCACCGAGGCGTGGGCGGCCTGGCAGGCGGGCGCGAGCGCGGTGAAACTGTTCCCCGCCGAACCGCTGGGCCCGCGCACGGTGGCCGCGCTGCACGCCCCGCTCCCCCAGGTGCCGCTGGTGCCGACGGGCGGCATCGGCCTGGACGACGTCCGCCCGTACCTGGACGCGGGCGCGCTGGCGGTGGGCGTCGGCTCCCCCGTCCTCAAGGACGCCCTGACGGGCGGATCGCAGCGCGAACTCCTCTCCCGGGCACGCGAGTTCGTGGCCCGGGCGGCGCGGTCGCAGGACCCGGCCCTCACTCGCCGGTGA
- a CDS encoding DUF397 domain-containing protein, whose protein sequence is MISETSAGDASRLEWFKSSYSDSSNSNECVEVAAAPSAVHVRDSKNVHGPRLAFQPQAWADFTSYTAEAVRP, encoded by the coding sequence ATGATCAGCGAGACCTCTGCCGGGGACGCTTCCCGGCTGGAGTGGTTCAAGAGCAGCTACAGCGACAGCAGTAACAGCAACGAATGCGTCGAGGTCGCGGCAGCGCCGTCCGCGGTCCACGTCCGCGACTCCAAGAACGTGCACGGGCCGAGGCTCGCCTTCCAGCCGCAGGCATGGGCGGACTTCACGTCGTACACGGCGGAGGCCGTACGCCCTTGA
- a CDS encoding helix-turn-helix transcriptional regulator: MTVDGAGTEQRDSGADEPGWDVDPDDESGVAVVAAVGRQIKAWREAAGLRAGEFAAAIGYGEDLVYKVEGGRRIPRPEFLDKSDEVLGAGGRVSAMKEDIARVRYPKKVRELAKLEAQAVELSAYGTHNLHGLLQTEEYARALFEMRRPSFSPDEVERLVAARVARQAIFERSPGPELSFVQEEVTLRRHLGGKAVLRGQLEHLLELGKLRNVEIQVMLTARDEHAGMAGEMQVLKFRDGSAMGRSEGEFGSRPVSDPKQLRIIELRCGIIRAQALPPRESLAFIEQMLGET; encoded by the coding sequence ATGACTGTGGACGGAGCCGGTACAGAGCAGCGCGACAGCGGGGCGGACGAGCCCGGTTGGGACGTCGATCCGGACGATGAGTCGGGCGTCGCGGTGGTTGCCGCGGTGGGTCGCCAGATCAAGGCGTGGCGGGAGGCGGCCGGCCTCCGTGCCGGCGAGTTCGCGGCGGCGATCGGCTACGGGGAGGACCTGGTCTACAAGGTGGAGGGCGGGCGGCGCATTCCGAGGCCCGAATTCCTGGACAAGTCGGACGAGGTGCTGGGCGCGGGCGGACGGGTGTCCGCGATGAAGGAGGACATCGCGCGGGTCCGGTACCCGAAGAAGGTCCGGGAGCTTGCGAAGCTGGAAGCCCAAGCGGTGGAGCTTTCGGCGTACGGGACCCACAACCTTCATGGTCTGTTGCAGACCGAGGAATACGCGCGTGCGCTGTTCGAGATGCGGCGCCCCTCCTTCTCGCCGGACGAGGTGGAGAGGCTCGTGGCCGCCCGTGTGGCGCGGCAGGCCATCTTCGAGCGCTCGCCCGGCCCTGAGCTCAGCTTCGTCCAGGAAGAGGTGACGCTGCGGCGCCACCTCGGAGGCAAGGCAGTTCTGCGTGGTCAGCTTGAACATCTTCTGGAGCTCGGCAAGTTGCGGAACGTCGAGATCCAGGTGATGTTGACCGCCCGCGATGAACATGCAGGAATGGCCGGGGAGATGCAGGTGCTGAAGTTCAGGGACGGCTCGGCGATGGGGCGCTCCGAGGGCGAATTCGGCAGCCGTCCGGTCTCTGACCCGAAGCAGCTCCGCATCATTGAGTTGCGGTGTGGCATCATCCGGGCTCAGGCTCTCCCGCCTCGGGAGTCCCTGGCCTTCATCGAGCAGATGCTGGGAGAGACATGA
- a CDS encoding LCP family protein produces MNDWPEGWPDDNRSGNRYGQGSASDRPESARSMPHVQRRPAPPQQRPAPPRQRPVPQQPGGYDEGGPQYDSGYNTGQVYGGGNGGRGAGRGGGPGDGGYVQGRPAAAPDWRRRIKIGALVLVVAVLGVSIGTYFWADSKLKREVDLSKVIERPKGGDGTNYLIVGSDSREGMSAEDKKKLHTGSAEGKRTDSMMILHDGSNGPTLVSLPRDSNVEIPSFIGSESGKRYEATGRTTKLNAAYAMDGPELLVRTVEFNTGLHIDHYVEIGFGGFAKIVDAIGGVELDIPKAFKDKNSGADFKAGKQTLNGQESLAFVRTRYAFAASDLDRTKNQQKFLAALASQTATPSTILNPFKLYPTMGAGLDTLVVDKDMSLWSLGQMFFAMKGVTGGDGTSMNMPISGSTGGNLVWDKAKVKQLVEQLNNDEKVTVTGN; encoded by the coding sequence ATGAACGATTGGCCCGAGGGCTGGCCCGACGACAACCGCAGCGGCAACCGCTACGGGCAGGGAAGCGCGAGCGACCGGCCCGAGAGCGCCCGCTCGATGCCGCACGTCCAGCGACGTCCCGCCCCGCCCCAGCAGCGCCCGGCGCCGCCGAGGCAGCGGCCGGTCCCGCAGCAGCCGGGCGGCTACGACGAGGGCGGCCCGCAGTACGACAGCGGGTACAACACGGGCCAGGTCTACGGCGGCGGCAACGGCGGCCGCGGCGCGGGCCGGGGCGGCGGCCCGGGTGACGGCGGTTACGTCCAGGGCCGGCCGGCGGCCGCGCCGGACTGGCGGCGCCGGATCAAGATCGGCGCGCTGGTCCTCGTGGTCGCGGTGCTCGGGGTCTCCATCGGCACGTACTTCTGGGCCGACTCCAAGCTGAAGCGCGAGGTCGACCTCTCCAAGGTCATCGAGCGGCCCAAGGGCGGCGACGGGACGAACTACCTGATCGTCGGGTCCGACAGCCGCGAGGGCATGTCGGCCGAGGACAAGAAGAAGCTCCACACGGGCTCCGCCGAGGGCAAGCGGACCGACTCGATGATGATCCTGCACGACGGCTCCAACGGCCCGACGCTGGTCTCCCTGCCGCGTGACTCGAACGTGGAGATCCCCTCGTTCATCGGTTCCGAGTCGGGCAAGCGGTACGAGGCCACCGGGCGCACCACCAAGCTGAACGCCGCGTACGCGATGGACGGGCCCGAACTCCTGGTCCGTACGGTCGAGTTCAACACCGGGCTGCACATCGACCACTACGTCGAGATCGGCTTCGGCGGCTTCGCGAAGATCGTGGACGCGATCGGCGGGGTGGAGCTGGACATCCCCAAGGCGTTCAAGGACAAGAACTCCGGCGCCGACTTCAAGGCGGGCAAGCAGACGCTGAACGGCCAGGAGTCCCTGGCCTTCGTCCGCACCCGGTACGCCTTCGCGGCCAGCGACCTGGACCGGACGAAGAACCAGCAGAAGTTCCTCGCGGCGCTGGCGAGCCAGACGGCGACGCCGTCGACGATCCTCAACCCGTTCAAGCTGTACCCGACGATGGGCGCGGGCCTGGACACACTGGTCGTCGACAAGGACATGTCACTGTGGTCGCTGGGCCAGATGTTCTTCGCCATGAAGGGCGTCACGGGCGGCGACGGCACGTCGATGAACATGCCGATCTCCGGCTCCACGGGCGGCAACCTGGTCTGGGACAAGGCCAAGGTCAAGCAGCTGGTGGAGCAGCTCAACAACGACGAGAAGGTCACGGTCACCGGCAACTGA